GGTAGGTGCATCATTGACGTTTGTAACGGTGAGACTGAAGGCCGGCAAAGCGGCAGTGGCCGTGCCGTCACTCACGCGAATGATGATGTTGCTGTAGGTCCTGACATCACTGTTGGTGGGCGTGCCGGACAGTTGGCCGGTGCCGTTGTTGAAGTTCAACCATGCCGGCTTATTGGAAACGCTGAATGTCAGCGGATTGCCGTCTGGATCACTAGCCGTTGGCCGGAAGGAGTAGGCCGAGCCCTGGGCCACCGTGGTCGGCGGGGAGCCACTGATCACGGGCGCTCTGTTGGGGGCGACATACTGGGACACCGTGATACCGAAGGCGGGCAGGGACGCCGTGGCCGTACCATCGCTCACAGTGATGACGATATTGCCATGGTTGCCGACATCGCTGTTGCTCGGGGTGCCGTAGAGGCGGCCGGTCGTGGCACTGAAGGTGGCCCAGGATGGTTGGTTGCGGATGCTGAACGTCAGCGTGTCACCGTTGGAATCGCTGGCCGACGGCGTAAAGCTGTAGGCATTCGTCGCGATCACCGCAGTCTGTGGCTGGCCACTGATACTCGGCGTAGCGTTGCCCGCAACCACTCGGATGCTGAAGGCATTTAGTGAGGCGGAGGCGGTACCGTCGGAGACGGATATCACGATATTGCCATGGCTTCCGATGTGGGACGTGCCTGGGGTGCCGGACAAACGACCCGTCCGGGCATCGAAGGCGGCCCACACGGGACGGTTTGCGATCCTGAAGGTCAGTTGATCGCCGTCCACATCGGCTGCCACCGGCGTGAATGCATATGCAGTACCGGCAGTGACGCTGGTCATGGCGCTACCACGGATGGATGGCGCCCGATTCGCTGGTGTGGCGGGATCGGTGGGCTCGGCGGGCGTAGGTGCAGCAACATCTCCAGCCAGGGTTCCCGTCAGCGCCTCAATCGTCTCCGTGCTCGCCTGTGCCACATTGGTTATCGTGACATCCAGCAAGCGACTCTGGCTGGTACCCAGGGTGGCGCCGGCGGCCCGAGTTGTGCTGCCAGCCGGGATTCTGGTGACCGTCTGTGCGAGCGCCGCAATCTCAGGCCGGGCATCCACGGATTGCAGGGCATTCAAAAGGCGCTCCGTCTGGCTGATCATGGCCTGCGGGATGGCCACACTACCGGTCAATGCATTGGCAGGTGTAGTCGGAAGGGTGGTATTGATTGCGCTATCCATGGCGGTGGTAGCCGGCGTGCCGTTCACATGCAGGCTGTTGGTGAACTGCTCAACCAGAACCTGGGCAGCAACGGTGCCCGCCACTGCGCTGATCCGTGCATCTGTACCGGCGGCGCCACGACCATCCAGACGTCCGTCCACGAGATCACGTGCGATCGCACTAACGATGTCATTATGTGAACGGATAAAGCCGGCGTTGGTAAGACCTGTACGCGTACGGCGGATCATTTCACCGAGTGCCTCTGAGCCACGCACGATGTTGGCAATATTTTTCTCGTCGATGCTGGTCGTTACCGGGTTGGGGACACCCGCAGTATCGAGGCCGAAGTTCATCTCCCGTAGAACTATCTCGGTTGCCGCGTCGACATTGGCTGCCGTCAGACCTTCCGGCATGGCCCGTGCTGCCTCAACGATCAATGTCGAATACGGGTTGAGGTTCACTTGTGTATTGCTCCGCGACAGGGAAACGGCCTTGAGTGTGAAGTCAGGCCGCAATCCGGTCACCAGGTCGGTACCACGGATAGCCTCGAGCATGATTGGAAACGGGTTCTTGCCAGGTTTGACCGTCACCTCGTAGTTGGCGAAGGCGTCACTGCGCTGAGTCGCCATCAACCCACCGTTTGCATCATAGATGAAGATTTCGGCATTGACGATGGGCCCATCGCCGACACTGCCCACATATACGAATTCATCACTCGTGCTGGCCGTGGCGTCGGTGCTATCGCCCCCCCCACCGCAGGCCGCGAGCATCGAGAGGATGGCGCCCCCCAGGGCGAGCTTCGAGAAGGTGGCGAGCGTTGCTACGTGATTCCGCACATGATTCCGCATTAGGAGTCCCCGATCATTACCTGCAAATCGAACTCGTGTGTATCCATCACTGAAAAGGCTCCCTGCACTTCGTGTCCGGCTGTACATAGCATCGGCGACATGAGTGAAACCGTTCGGGGTCCCCGTCGCAGAAGGGGTGCGACTGCATTCACACATTAAGAAAAGAACTACGTGCCGACAGTGGAGGCCTGACAATTGGCAATAGTATTGAGAATGAATGGGGCAAACCCGTAAACCGGTCACAACACGCCTGCAGGCTTGGTGATGGATCTGAGCCTCATGGAGATACCGCGCTCTTTCGGTGGCCCAAAAGAAAATTCCCTTTAGGCCGAAAACCTCTGGATGGCCATTTACGAGGCTTCGGAGATGTGTGTCGCTGGTAAGGAAAATGCCTCTAAAAAGCTCAGATAATGTGCTTCGTTGGCTTTGGATGCATGCTGAAATCTGTGACTCGTCGCGCATTTTGGGCTGGCTCAATCCGTATCCTTATCCGCGGATCGGAAGGAGAGCCAGGCCAGGCCGTCAGGACCGGTCGGCTCATCGCCATTTCTGAAGGGAGCGACAGTTCAACGTGAAAATCGCAAAAGGTGCTGTGTGGGTTGTAGTTGGGGCTGGTTTGATGCTGGGAGGTTGCGGAGGAGGAGGGGGCGGTAGTACCGATGCCTCTGCACCGGCGGCTTCTCCGGCTGTCGTGAGCGGGCAGAGCGATGCACCGGATCTGGGCGGGACAGGGCGTGTGACCCTTGCCTGGTCGACAAATCCGACAAACGTCGATGGCAGCTGTACAGCGGGCCTGCGAGGTTACCGTATCAATATGGGACTGGCGCCCGGTTTGTATTCGACCAGCCTGCAGGTCGACACCCCACAGGTGAGTTGTACAACGACGG
The sequence above is a segment of the Gammaproteobacteria bacterium genome. Coding sequences within it:
- a CDS encoding putative Ig domain-containing protein; amino-acid sequence: MRNHVRNHVATLATFSKLALGGAILSMLAACGGGGDSTDATASTSDEFVYVGSVGDGPIVNAEIFIYDANGGLMATQRSDAFANYEVTVKPGKNPFPIMLEAIRGTDLVTGLRPDFTLKAVSLSRSNTQVNLNPYSTLIVEAARAMPEGLTAANVDAATEIVLREMNFGLDTAGVPNPVTTSIDEKNIANIVRGSEALGEMIRRTRTGLTNAGFIRSHNDIVSAIARDLVDGRLDGRGAAGTDARISAVAGTVAAQVLVEQFTNSLHVNGTPATTAMDSAINTTLPTTPANALTGSVAIPQAMISQTERLLNALQSVDARPEIAALAQTVTRIPAGSTTRAAGATLGTSQSRLLDVTITNVAQASTETIEALTGTLAGDVAAPTPAEPTDPATPANRAPSIRGSAMTSVTAGTAYAFTPVAADVDGDQLTFRIANRPVWAAFDARTGRLSGTPGTSHIGSHGNIVISVSDGTASASLNAFSIRVVAGNATPSISGQPQTAVIATNAYSFTPSASDSNGDTLTFSIRNQPSWATFSATTGRLYGTPSNSDVGNHGNIVITVSDGTATASLPAFGITVSQYVAPNRAPVISGSPPTTVAQGSAYSFRPTASDPDGNPLTFSVSNKPAWLNFNNGTGQLSGTPTNSDVRTYSNIIIRVSDGTATAALPAFSLTVTNVNDAPTITGSPITSVGAGAAYSFAPTAMDIDGDTLTFNVSNLPSWATFNNTTGRISGTPSESNVGTYENIIVRVSDGRASAQLAPFSITVNSTQPANRDVTLRWVAPTTRSDGSAIPLSQIAGFRIHYGTAPGNYTSTLNINDGSTTSYTVRNMTPATYHFVVTTIDANGQESAHSSAVSTQVR